One window of Papaver somniferum cultivar HN1 chromosome 9, ASM357369v1, whole genome shotgun sequence genomic DNA carries:
- the LOC113309727 gene encoding uncharacterized protein At4g37920-like: MNTIPGLLQTSYSLGLSKSNQFYPIQPSILNSRVSVIFYPSNTTIKRDSVLVAKPDRLQRSSFKAVVDDAASAIPNDCAEEPISSFSQPGQAVAHEGLAEEHSENGNEQGDADSLDDSQMVKVCDKLIGVFMVDKPTPTDWRRLLAFSKEWNNIRPHFVKRCQIKADAEDDPGLKHNLLRLGRKLKEIDEDVQRHNNLLEVVKAAPSEIKEVVAKRRKDFTKEFFVHLQTVTESYYEDPTKQAALAKLGTSCLDAVQAYDTLSEDREALNVAELKFQDIVNSPSLDAACKKIDNLAEKNQLDSALVLMITKAWSAAKESNMAKDEVKDTLYHLYMTARGNLQRLMPKEIRILKYLLTIEDPELRISGLKDAFTPGDELEGKDVDCLYTTPEKLHTWICTIINAYNFSQEGTLIREARDLMNPTIIQRCEELKKLIQDKFM, translated from the exons ATGAATACTATTCCTGGGTTGCTCCAAACATCATACTCTCTGGGTTTATCTAAAAGTAATCAATTTTACCCCATTCAACCATCTATTCTTAATTCTAGAGTTTCTGTTATCTTTTATCCATCCAACACAACTATAAAGAGAG ATTCTGTGTTGGTGGCTAAGCCAGATAGGCTGCAAAGGTCATCCTTTAAAGCTGTTGTCGATGATGCAGCTTCTGCAATACCAAATGATTGTGCTGAAGAGCCTATATCGTCATTCAGTCAACCTGGTCAAGCAGTTGCTCATGAAGGATTAGctgaagaacatagtgaaaatGGCAATGAACAAGGAGATGCAGATTCCTTAGATGACAGTCAAATGGTAAAAGTTTGTGACAAGCTAATAGGTGTCTTCATGGTTGATAAGCCCACTCCAACAGATTGGAGAAGGTTACTTGCTTTCAGCAAAGAATGGAACAATATCAGGCCTCATTTCGTTAAGCGGTGCCAGATAAAAGCAGATGCTGAGGATGATCCTGGATTAAAACACAATTTGCTTCGGCTAGGAAGGAAGTTGAAAGAA ATTGATGAAGATGTGCAGAGACATAACAATCTGCTTGAAGTAGTGAAAGCAGCACCATCTGAGATAAAAGAAGTTGTTGCTAAACGACGTAAAGATTTCACCAAGGAATTCTTTGTACACCTTCAGACAGTAACGGAATCTTATTACGAAGATCCCACCAAGCAAGCTG CTTTGGCAAAGCTTGGAACTTCATGCTTGGATGCAGTACAAGCCTATGATACTCTTTCAGAAGATAGAGAAGCACTGAATGTGGCTGAGTTGAAGTTTCAAGATATTGTAAATTCCCCTAGTTTAGATGCTGCTTGCAAGAAGATAGACAATTTGGCTGAGAAAAACCAACTTGATTCTGCTCTAGTGCTAATGATCACCAAAGCCTGGTCAGCTGCTAAGGAGTCGAACATGGCAAAAGATGAG GTTAAGGATACATTGTACCACTTGTATATGACTGCAAGAGGTAACCTTCAGAGGCTAATGCCTAAAGAGATCAGAATACTTAAATATCTTCTCACCATCGAGGATCCTGAGCTGAGGATATCTGGTCTGAAAGATGCATTTACCCCTGGAGACGAACTAGAAGGAAAGGACGTTGACTGTCTGTACAC AACGCCGGAGAAGCTTCATACCTGGATATGCACGATAATAAATGCTTACAACTTCAGCCAAGAAGGTACTCTCATCAGAGAAGCCAGAGATTTGATGAATCCAACAATCATACAAAGATGTGAAGAACTGAAGAAACTAATCCAGGACAAGTTCATGTGA